In Lolium perenne isolate Kyuss_39 chromosome 5, Kyuss_2.0, whole genome shotgun sequence, the sequence TGCCTTGACATTGCCACCGCAATACCCATGAGAGCAACAGCAAACGCCTCCGGCGCAACGCCCTCATGTGCCTTCTCTAGTGGCAAGCGTGCGGTGAGTACGAAAGTAAACCACCCGGTATCCAGTACCTGCTGGGATATTTACTTTAGCAGATGAGAAGTGTTCCTTCAAAAAGCAAAGAAACAGTTAGAGTATCACCGACAACAAATTATGTGTACACAACAAAAGCTAGCAAGGTAGGAAATAAAAAGCTCAATCTATTCACTGGCCAAGTTTAAATATTAATAAATTCAATATTTTCTGAAGTCACTAAAGCAAACATAGATGAAAGGTGTCATTGCCGGGAAGAATATGAATTTATAgaacaaagagcaatggtttgatTAACCATCCAAAGCCATGGCAGGAAGGACCCCAGCCAGAGCCAGGGCAGCATGGAGCACGCGCGTTTGCCGAGACAGCACGGTGGTGGTCAAGTAGGCCAACGTGCGGGTAAATGTGCCCGCACGCGCGTGCCCACCCGTACTACTGCTGCCCATCACATATTCCACGAAATGAAATCTCAATCTGATGGCTCCAACTTTTGTGTTCCATCTATCAGCAGGCTACTGTTGAAGCCCCTATTTTAATCCAATGCCCCGCTGGCATTGAACTGATCTAGCAATAAAGCAGCGACCTCCCCAACCAAAACCCTAGTGGAAGCTTTCGTCTACGCTTGGATCTCAACTTAACAGTCAAATTGAGCTCCGTTACAAGCACGATCTATCAGTCTCCAGCTGATCTTTGGTTGCTCACCTTGTTAGCGTTGGGCACCAGCTCCTGCAGGGCCTTCATCCTCTCGGCGATCCTCTCCCGGCGGAGCTGTAAGACATCGACAACAACATGGTCAATTAGTTGGAGCCAAACATTAAAGCTAGAGAGGAAGAAGACTGGAGGGAGTGCTAAATTAGGCTGCAGCTGCACAGGAGTAGAGAAGAACAAGAACAGTAGGAACAATGAGTAGCAGTAGTTGGCGGAATGATCCAAACCGAGGAAACAATAACAAAACACGGGACTGATTAGCGCTAACTGCTCGTTTTGGTTCTTTTCTCCCAGCTAATTGCGACAAAATAGCTAGTAGTAGCAACAACAGTAGCAGGAGTGTTGCTGGTGGAAAACTTACTCTCTCCGCGATGCTGTGGGGGTCGGTGGCTTGGCCTCGCCTCGCGCGCACCCGCTGCCTCGGCGGCGCCGGCGCGCCGCCACCGGACCCGGCTTGCGGTTGCGCCCCGCCTCCGGGAGCACCTCCTCCTGCGCCAAAGGTCGGGCTCGGCATGGGCGCCGTTTGCTGCTGCGACAAGCGAGAAGAACGCCGCTAAGAGATGGGGAAAGAGAGCGACACGGCGGTACGGTAGGTTAGAACTTAGAAGCAAAGGTACGCACGTTGCGAACCTGTGGATGTGGCTGGAAATGTTGCTGCTGCTGGAGCGATCCGGCGAAGCCGCCGTAGACGCCGGCGTCCCCTCCCTGAAACCAGCAGGGAACGGGAAAAAAACTTAACTATTTCGCAAAGGAGAAGAAAAGGTTCTCGATTTGGCAAGGCCGGGGAGAGGAGAGAAAAAAGCAGCTAGAAAGTGGATTAATTCGAGGAAGGGAGATGGATTATTATCAGTACGGCGGAATTGGCGGCAGCTGCTTTCAGGAGGGCCTGCACATCGCCGCCCGATCCGCCGTTGCCGAGGGTGAGCGGGAGGAGCATGCCGCCGTCCCCTCCTCCGCCGACGGTCGGcgagcggcccatgccctggagcATCATGTGGTGCTGGTGGCCCTGCCTCAGATCGGCGAGCTGCTGCAGCACCATCTGCTTCGTCGCCGCCGCGCTGCCAACGCCGCTAATCTGGTGCTGCCGGAGCCGCGACGCCAGCATCACCGACTCGTCGTACGGGCCCCCGAACTGCTGCATCCCCTCGCCCTGCCCCTGCGCGCCGTCGTCGGGTTGGAGATGGGGCATGGGAGAAGGAGAAGGTTGGGCAGCCAGGGAGGCCGCCGGCGCCGCCAGCCGTGGCATGAAAAGAACGAGAGGAGGGGATTGGGGAGGATCTGGGTGTGAGCCGATTGGGTGAGCTAGGTTTTTGTCTCACTGCGGGGGGATTTTTTTGTCCGGTCCAATCGTTTTGCACCGAAGCCCAACACACCTACGGGCACTGACAGGCAGGCCCGGACGCTAGTGGGGCCCATGGCCAGCCTCAGACGAGTACGACACGGCTGTTGGATGGATTTATCTAGCAGGTCTGAGCCAACAATCAACGGACGAGATTCGCTAGGCAGGAAGATCGGACGGCTCACATGGTGAGATCGGTgtgaggccccctatggggggcatcgtttatacctttagatgcCATGACACCTGATGACACTATAGAGAGCACGTCAAACTTGATGACACAGTCGCAAAAAGCTCAGTATCTCTAGCTGCAGCGTGCTTGCGCCTCTCACTGGCAGTGAAAATATTCCTGCTTTTAATTCTCCCCTCAACTAGATCAACTTACTAAAACTTACTTTGCTTGATGGCATGCTTTCTACGCGTCCTTGTTGTTTTATAACCACAATTATAAATTAATTACATTATATTTTCGACCATTCTTTCTATCCTTGTGTATGATTGTCATGTGCATTAATGTACTATAGAATGCTATCTGTTTATAAACAGTATCAGCGTGCTGTGCTCGTTTCCGAAATAATATCTTTACCGTCGCTTTTTTCGCACGCAATAAAGCCGTATGCCTACATAAACTATTTATAatttgattttatttttattgtaaGTGAGGTTGTAGCTATGGTTTTATCTAGTTACAAATGGGGTAGCAACTTGGCTTTTATCTAGTTGCTGGCAACTGattttgtgtgtgtgtggggtTATGACTGAGATTCTGTCCAGTTGCAAGTTGGAGTTGCAACCGAGATTTTTATTTGTAAGTGGAATTATGTTCGATATTTTATCCATTTGCAAGTAAGGTTGCAACTCAAAATTTTGTCCAGTTGCAAGTAGGGTTGCAACCACGATTTTTATTTATAAGTGAAATTGTGACATATATTTTATCTAGTTGCAAGTGGGTTTGCAAATAAGATTTTGTCCAGTTGCAAGTgcggttgcaactgagattttgtCCGGTTGCAAGTGAAGTTGCAACTTGGATTTTTATTTGTAAGTACAATTGTGACCGAGATTTTGTGCAGTTGCAAGTAAGGTTGCAACTAAGATTTTATCCAGTTGCAAATGAGGTTGCACCGAGATTTTTATTTGTAAATGTAATTGTGACCGAGATTTTATTCAATTGCAAGTGGGGCTGCAACTGAGATTTTGTCCAGTTACAAATGTCTAGTACAAGtggggttgcaactgagatttctaTTTGTAAGTGAAATTGTGCAACTTTTTTTTTTTAGTTACAACTTAGCTTTTGACCGAGATTTTATCCAGTTGCAAGTGCGGTTGCAACTGAGTTTTTATCCAACTTTAAGTGGGGTTATAACTAAGATATTTTCTAGTTATAAGTTGGGTTGCAACTAAGTTTGTGTCCTGTTGCGAGTGAAGTGGCAACTAAAAAACATTCATCATATTTTCTAGTTGCAAGTGGTCGCAACTAAGTTTTACCCAATTATAACTCACGTTGTAAATGCGGAAATGTGCTAATATTTTGTTTTCCATAGTGATTCATTCTAAACTGTGACAGGCAGCTGACATCAGTGGACTAGAATATGGGGCCGGTCAAGTTACATGCACAATGATGATACTACTGGTCAAAGAAAATAAGGCAGCCAGCCTACTGTGACAACAACATAATTTACGATACGCGTGCACTCCTCTTATCGATCGGTAGTTAAATGGAAAAGATTGACGTCAGCTGACTGAGAACTATGTTAAATTAGTTCTCTGTCAACTAAGTATTAGAGGGTCTCTAGAAAGAATGGTCGAAGATATAATGTAATTAATATGTGATACAACAACAAGGAAACATAGAAATCATGGCATGAAGCAAACTAAGTTTTAGTAAGTTTACCTAATTGACGGGAGAAGACTAAAAATAGGAATATTTTCCTTTGCCCTCGTGCAAATTCTGAGAAGTCTCTTATGCAATTTTTTTGATAATTACACATGTTTGTCACATCTCCTTGTTTTCCGAGGTAGAAAATTTGGCACGATTAGTTAAGATTATATTGTGACAACTTCACAAAATTTGTGACGGTAAACAAAATAGAATTCGCAACGGATCACAGAAGTATATACATGCTCCATCTTTAAAATAGAAGAGCTCTCTATAGTTTCAGCAGGTGTCGTGGAAGAGAGAAACATGGCACTCAATGCGGGTCTATTGCTTGACGACATGGTCAAAAGAACTAGCTCAAGTTGGCATAGTATATACAGAAATTGAAATCTGCATGAAAGAATCCGTAGAACTTACAAAGGTGTTCGAAACCTGCATGCTCTCTCTCAACCTAATCCTAGGGGTTTGTCGTAAACTAATATGCAATTTGAATGGGCATTAACcggtatttatttatttatttaaagCCAGTTTTTACAACACAACTTCCGTTTTGGCTACGATGATAGTTATATCTTTTCTTAATAGTGGTTTTCACAAATGTAAAATACACAAATATGTTTTTAATATTTTTCAATGAATTTAGTGTTGGGGGCATATGCTCTTGACCTAGCTACGAAAGCCGGTGGGATAACCATGCAACTTGCTTTTAGCCTAGGACGATTGTTATACCTTTTCTTAATATACCTTCTCACAAATGTAAAATACACACATATGTTTTAATACTTTTCTATAAATTAAGGTACGCGGGCATATACTCTTGAGCTAACTACGAAGCCGGTGGGCTAACCACGTGTCATGACTTTGTTGCTAGTGAGATGCAGAATCATATTGCGGTGATCGGTGCATACTCTAGTTAGCCCTCTACCACTCATACAATCGGTGCCCACGAGATTTGCtagcacgagtttttgcgactgtCATCAAGGCTTACATTCTCTCTGCAGTCTCACCAGGTTTCGTGGCATGGAGATAAGCATCACATACATCGCGGGCCTATTGCTCAATGAAACAGTATAAGGACCACATGTTGGCGTAATATACAAAAAAAAACTATTCTGAAGAATATGTAGAACATTCCAAGGTGTTGAAACCTTTCTGCACTCTCTCAATCTGATCTCGTAGTTTGTCTTTACTCGGATGTGAATTGAACATGGGTTAACCCGTATTTATATAGGATGGTGTGCACGACATTTTTTAGAGGCATGTAGTTACAGAACCTTTCGTCGTGACTACAAATCTTTAGAGGAACGTAGTTATACACATTTATGTCGTCACCACCAATCATCAGAGAATTTTATTTTCCATGTCTCTTAGATATGCAAACTTTTGTCACCACGTACCAATATTTATAGGATACTAATTTCATGACAATTTAAGAGTATTTTAATATTCCATATGTTTTAGGTATGCATTGTTGTAAAGCTTTTAATTGCAATTTATATTACAATATGTATTGATTGCACTATAATTTCATACATCAATgcttagactagtcatagtgggaagtaacataaAGTAGTAACATGGTGCATATTATTACTCTATGTTATTACCTCCATAGTGGATAGTTACTTATATATGGTAGCTAAATATGTCCGTGCCCCCCGGTGGCAATGCCCCCCGCTAGGATACCGTCGGATCGTGTAGAGAGATTCGTGCGAGGCACAATGTAGATACAAGACGAATTGATCTAATCACGGGACTCATTGCAAAGCACCTGACGCTGATGTAGCATGCTGCGGCGTTAAGTCGCTCGATTAAAGGAAAAGCGGCAGACAGCAGCAGTCTGGACAGGACATGCTCCGTTCAGTCGTGCATGTTCTGATCAGCACGGTCAAAGTATAGCAGACACGGTTCTAGTGCAGCTCAGCGGAAACAGTGAAATACGTACTGCATATATACGGGGTACAGGCAGCACAACATGTTGCAAGCGATCTTACGCATTTATTAAGCAGATGCATTGTTTTTTATGACTAGCGTACCCGCTGCATGCTGTGAATTTAAACATGCAAAGTATCAAGCGCAGCCTTCACACCGAGATTCGTCGCCGCCGGGATGGCTCTCCAACCCGTCGTCGCCCCGGAGTCCATTGTCTTTCGTCCCAGAGTCCCCACGGTGCCATTCCTGCCCCGGCGCCGCCCCAAGCAACCGGCCTACGCCTCCGCCATGCTTCAGGCACCCCTACAACTCCCCTGGCGAGCTCGAACACCGCCAACCCTCTTGCTCCGCGCGCTGCCCGCTGTCCTCCGACACGATATCGAACTCCGCCACCCTGCTACGCACGCGGTAGCGACCGGAAGCTTGACGCGGAGAGATGGGACGACGAAGCCCTCTGCCTTCGCCTTGCTCGCCCTCTGTCGGTGACGCTGTGTGTGTGCCACCTGTGCGCGATAAGTATCAAGCGCTTGGAGCAGAGGAGCCGCGCTCATGGACGGAGGGCAGGTCGCCAGCTCACCCGTCGGGCCAGGTCACTGCAGAAAGTGGAGCTCGCGCGGCGGCCTAGGCCAAGCGGTGGAGCACAGGGAACGACTGTTGGTTAATGGGATGAACGTTGGTCTCGTGCTTGCACACCTCCAACGGGGACAACAGTGGCGGCGAGCCGTACTCCACGTCGCGCGCTCGTCCGTGAGCTTGCATCTGCCTTGGCGTAGTGAAGGATGCGCTTTTTCTAGATGAGGTGCAGGGTGCGAGCGAAACGAGAAGCTGGGAGGAATTTCCGGAGGTGCAAGATTGCAAAAAATTTAACCACGAAACTTGTCTTAATAATCGAGTCAAGAAATTTAC encodes:
- the LOC139829825 gene encoding bHLH transcription factor RHL1-like isoform X2; this translates as MQQFGGPYDESVMLASRLRQHQISGVGSAAATKQMVLQQLADLRQGHQHHMMLQGMGRSPTVGGGGDGGMLLPLTLGNGGSGGDVQALLKAAAANSAGGDAGVYGGFAGSLQQQQHFQPHPQVRNQTAPMPSPTFGAGGGAPGGGAQPQAGSGGGAPAPPRQRVRARRGQATDPHSIAERLRRERIAERMKALQELVPNANKVSNQRSAGD
- the LOC139829825 gene encoding bHLH transcription factor RHL1-like isoform X1, whose translation is MQQFGGPYDESVMLASRLRQHQISGVGSAAATKQMVLQQLADLRQGHQHHMMLQGMGRSPTVGGGGDGGMLLPLTLGNGGSGGDVQALLKAAAANSAGGDAGVYGGFAGSLQQQQHFQPHPQVRNQQTAPMPSPTFGAGGGAPGGGAQPQAGSGGGAPAPPRQRVRARRGQATDPHSIAERLRRERIAERMKALQELVPNANKVSNQRSAGD
- the LOC139829825 gene encoding bHLH transcription factor RHL1-like isoform X4, whose amino-acid sequence is MQQFGGPYDESVMLASRLRQHQISGVGSAAATKQMVLQQLADLRQGHQHHMMLQGMGRSPTVGGGGDGGMLLPLTLGNGGSGGDVQALLKAAAANSAGGDAGVYGGFAGSLQQQQHFQPHPQQTAPMPSPTFGAGGGAPGGGAQPQAGSGGGAPAPPRQRVRARRGQATDPHSIAERLRRERIAERMKALQELVPNANKVSNQRSAGD
- the LOC139829825 gene encoding bHLH transcription factor RHL1-like isoform X3, whose amino-acid sequence is MQQFGGPYDESVMLASRLRQHQISGVGSAAATKQMVLQQLADLRQGHQHHMMLQGMGRSPTVGGGGDGGMLLPLTLGNGGSGGDVQALLKAAAANSAGGDAGVYGGFAGSLQQQQHFQPHPQQQTAPMPSPTFGAGGGAPGGGAQPQAGSGGGAPAPPRQRVRARRGQATDPHSIAERLRRERIAERMKALQELVPNANKVSNQRSAGD